A single Bacillus sp. OxB-1 DNA region contains:
- the fdhD gene encoding formate dehydrogenase accessory sulfurtransferase FdhD: MNLAEKRTVLQFANGSFTQREDLIVAEHPVTIRINSKEFMTIVCSPDHIEEMVIGFLASEGIIPKYEQIKDLRVDEGAGIVHIETDTMYPYYEQLLNKRFVNSCCGMSRPGFIFAHDALTAKKMTGTNIELSPAQCFSLMEEMERSADLFHQTGGVHNAAIGTPAKLILTRMDIGRHNALDKLYGHCLKHQINVRDKAIVFSGRISSEILLKVAKIGCEVILSKSAPSARALVLAEELGITTVGFIRGQTFNIYTHPERIVLTEENN, from the coding sequence ATGAATCTAGCAGAGAAACGAACCGTCCTCCAGTTCGCCAACGGTTCCTTCACGCAACGGGAAGATTTGATAGTTGCGGAGCACCCGGTGACGATCCGAATCAACAGCAAGGAGTTCATGACCATCGTTTGCTCCCCCGACCATATCGAAGAAATGGTCATCGGTTTCCTGGCATCCGAAGGGATCATTCCCAAATACGAACAAATCAAGGACTTGCGGGTAGATGAAGGGGCCGGAATCGTCCATATTGAAACGGACACGATGTATCCCTATTACGAACAATTATTGAATAAACGATTTGTCAATTCCTGCTGCGGAATGAGCCGACCGGGATTTATATTTGCTCATGATGCGCTCACCGCTAAAAAGATGACTGGGACGAATATCGAATTGTCCCCGGCGCAATGCTTTTCCTTGATGGAGGAAATGGAGCGCTCTGCCGACTTATTCCACCAGACAGGCGGCGTTCACAATGCCGCAATCGGTACGCCGGCAAAGCTGATTTTGACACGGATGGATATCGGTCGCCATAATGCGCTCGATAAATTATATGGGCATTGCTTGAAGCATCAAATTAATGTACGAGACAAAGCAATCGTGTTCAGCGGCCGGATTTCATCGGAGATTTTATTGAAAGTCGCCAAAATCGGTTGTGAAGTCATCCTTTCCAAATCGGCTCCATCGGCACGGGCTTTAGTGCTGGCCGAGGAATTGGGCATTACGACGGTCGGTTTCATCCGAGGGCAAACCTTTAATATCTATACGCATCCGGAACGGATCGTTTTAACGGAAGAAAATAATTAG
- a CDS encoding 2,4'-dihydroxyacetophenone dioxygenase family protein — protein MSKQTGTSNRFTPDFWMNCPGNSPKGDRKEFINPDWIPWTEWLMPGTHFKLFHCDLVSGNFTMLLKVDPGTKATVHWHLHNTEAFIVEGGFYYDEGDDKGYKGYYTCESAGAVHEPFVSPEGCIMFAISHGPIGGYTEDGQLAVMADARLHYYMAKENNAVEHTTVVDYTFGSLDLQK, from the coding sequence ATGTCAAAGCAAACTGGTACTTCAAATCGCTTTACTCCGGATTTTTGGATGAACTGTCCGGGAAATAGCCCGAAAGGCGATCGGAAGGAATTCATTAACCCGGATTGGATTCCTTGGACAGAATGGTTGATGCCAGGAACTCACTTCAAACTATTCCATTGCGATCTCGTTTCCGGTAATTTTACAATGCTATTGAAAGTGGATCCCGGTACAAAAGCTACCGTACACTGGCATCTTCATAATACGGAAGCCTTTATTGTGGAAGGCGGTTTTTATTATGATGAGGGGGATGATAAGGGGTACAAGGGATACTATACTTGCGAATCCGCCGGGGCAGTTCACGAACCGTTCGTTTCGCCTGAAGGCTGTATAATGTTCGCGATTTCACACGGTCCGATTGGCGGTTACACGGAAGATGGACAGCTTGCCGTAATGGCGGATGCCCGACTCCATTATTATATGGCGAAGGAAAACAATGCGGTGGAACATACGACGGTAGTCGATTACACATTTGGCAGTTTAGATTTACAAAAATAA
- a CDS encoding YwaF family protein — protein sequence MDGPRFEMFSLAHLFAISFVAMAIVLLFSMKDRWPSQMETRAVMERVFAFTLLLFDSMYHLWMVSTDRWHLLDSLPLELCSLSLLASIVLLWTGNRHVFDFVFYAGIGGALQAIATPVLDLSFPHFRYFHFFYTHLGIILTALYFVWVKGYRPTFTGILKTMLALNVLLPFIMIVNWAVGGNYMFLRMKPADGSLLDFLGPYPWYIVSLEVVAFLLFFILWLLIGRRSPE from the coding sequence GTGGACGGACCGCGGTTTGAAATGTTTTCGCTGGCGCATCTATTTGCGATCAGCTTTGTCGCCATGGCCATCGTTCTTTTGTTCAGCATGAAAGATCGATGGCCTTCGCAAATGGAGACTAGGGCAGTGATGGAACGAGTATTCGCCTTCACTCTTTTATTGTTCGACAGTATGTATCATTTATGGATGGTGTCCACCGATCGATGGCATCTTCTTGATTCACTGCCTTTGGAGTTATGCAGTCTCAGCCTGCTTGCATCGATTGTTTTGCTCTGGACGGGGAACCGGCATGTATTTGATTTTGTTTTCTATGCCGGTATCGGAGGTGCATTGCAAGCCATTGCGACACCGGTTCTGGATCTGAGCTTTCCTCATTTCAGATACTTCCATTTTTTCTATACGCATCTGGGCATCATTTTGACCGCCCTTTATTTCGTCTGGGTCAAAGGGTATCGTCCCACATTTACAGGGATTTTGAAAACAATGCTTGCTTTGAATGTCCTGCTTCCGTTCATCATGATCGTCAATTGGGCGGTGGGTGGAAATTATATGTTTTTGCGAATGAAACCGGCTGACGGAAGTTTGCTTGATTTCCTAGGTCCGTATCCATGGTATATCGTTTCCCTGGAGGTCGTTGCTTTTCTACTGTTTTTCATTTTATGGCTGTTGATAGGCAGGCGGTCTCCCGAATAA
- a CDS encoding GNAT family N-acetyltransferase has protein sequence MEETIIKELVTEKDFLAGYPIMKQLRSHLNEDAYMELVLEAKEKEQYRQFALFDGDEVVAVIGFQPMITLYYGRYIWVCDLVTDAAKRSKGCGEKLLGFVHDLARSEGYSSVALSSGLQRAEAHRFYEGKMGYDRVSYVFKTGL, from the coding sequence TTGGAAGAAACTATCATCAAAGAACTAGTGACGGAAAAAGATTTCTTGGCGGGATATCCCATTATGAAACAACTACGTTCCCATCTGAATGAGGATGCCTATATGGAACTGGTCCTAGAGGCGAAAGAAAAAGAGCAATACCGGCAATTTGCGCTTTTTGACGGGGATGAGGTGGTGGCGGTGATCGGGTTTCAACCGATGATTACGCTTTATTATGGCCGCTATATCTGGGTTTGCGATCTCGTGACCGATGCAGCGAAGCGGTCGAAGGGATGTGGAGAAAAGTTGCTCGGGTTCGTCCATGATCTTGCCCGGTCGGAAGGATACTCCTCCGTTGCTTTATCAAGCGGTCTGCAACGGGCGGAGGCCCATCGCTTCTACGAAGGGAAGATGGGCTATGACCGCGTCAGCTACGTGTTTAAAACAGGATTATGA
- the fdhF gene encoding formate dehydrogenase subunit alpha — MTIWLDDLPVDTREGETLIQMLNRIGVEHPQICHLPEVDPIETCDTCIVEVDGALVRACSTVAMDGMRVALHTSRAKEARTEAMDRILENHLLYCTVCDNNNGNCKVHNTVDLMGIEHQKYPYEPKCPPGAVDFTHPFYRYDPNQCIACGQCVEVCQNLQVNETLSIDWERERPIVLWDGGAKINDSSCVGCGHCITVCPCNALMEKSMLGEAGFLTAMPPNVLEPMIELVKDVEPGYSSIMAISDAEAAMRETRIQKTKTVCTFCGVGCSFEVWTKDRDILKIQPVSEAPVNAISTCVKGKFGWDFVNSEERLTTPLIRQGDSFVEASWEEALDLVAKNLGDIWEEHGKESVGIISSSKITNEENYIIQKLARQVFETNNVDNCSRYCQSPATDGLFRTVGMGGDAGTIKDIAQAGLVIIIGANPAEGHPVLATRVKRAHKLHGQKLIVSDLRKNEMAERSDLFISPRQGTDQVWLMAVTHYMIQQGWHDEAFIRENVLHFEEFNEVLERYTLDYAEEVTGVPKDQLIRTAEMIRDADGTCILWGMGVTQNTGGSDTSAAISNLLLATGNYRRPGAGAYPLRGHNNVQGACDMGTLPGWLPGYQHVTDDVARKKFEDAYGVEIEGRPGMDNIQMLQAVDKGLMKAMYIVGEDMALVDSNANHVHDVLSKLDFLVVQDIFFSRTAQYADVILPAVPSLEKDGTFTNTERRVQRLYQALPELGEAKADWWIVQEVANRLGADWNYTHPSEIFAEMASLAPLFSQADYSGLEDWNSFLWGSLDGSSTPLLYVDGFNFPDKKARFALSDWVEPATFDEEFDLHINNGRLLEHFHEGNLTNKSEGIQSKVPEIFVEISPELAKERGVVSGSLVRLISPYGALKLPALVTDRVKANELFLPMNSTKKESAINFLTGPAVDQRTNTPAFKQTKVRMEVLREVQNNPLPASNPRNKRRHPQDGVEVERKWARPGYVHLTDQEEGR, encoded by the coding sequence ATGACCATCTGGTTGGATGATTTGCCTGTTGATACGAGAGAAGGCGAAACCCTTATACAAATGCTCAATCGCATTGGAGTGGAGCATCCGCAAATCTGTCATTTGCCGGAAGTCGATCCGATCGAAACTTGCGATACATGTATTGTGGAAGTGGACGGCGCGCTCGTTCGGGCCTGCTCCACGGTAGCGATGGATGGAATGCGTGTCGCGTTACATACATCTCGGGCAAAAGAAGCACGAACCGAAGCGATGGATCGCATTCTCGAAAATCATTTGCTCTATTGTACGGTATGCGACAATAATAACGGCAATTGCAAAGTGCATAATACGGTCGACTTGATGGGGATCGAGCATCAGAAATATCCGTATGAACCGAAATGTCCACCGGGAGCCGTCGATTTCACCCACCCTTTTTACCGATATGACCCAAATCAGTGCATCGCTTGCGGGCAATGTGTGGAAGTGTGCCAAAATCTTCAGGTGAATGAAACCTTGTCCATCGATTGGGAAAGGGAGCGTCCCATCGTCCTCTGGGACGGCGGCGCGAAAATCAATGACTCATCCTGTGTCGGATGCGGCCACTGCATCACGGTTTGCCCGTGCAATGCGCTCATGGAAAAGTCGATGTTGGGGGAGGCCGGATTCCTTACGGCCATGCCGCCAAATGTGCTCGAACCGATGATTGAACTTGTCAAAGACGTGGAGCCCGGTTATAGCAGCATTATGGCCATTTCCGATGCGGAAGCGGCAATGCGAGAGACCCGAATCCAAAAGACGAAAACCGTTTGCACGTTTTGCGGCGTAGGCTGTTCGTTCGAAGTGTGGACGAAAGATCGGGACATCTTGAAAATCCAGCCAGTCTCTGAAGCGCCGGTTAATGCGATTTCGACTTGCGTCAAAGGGAAATTCGGATGGGATTTCGTCAATAGTGAGGAGCGGTTGACGACGCCGCTGATCCGCCAAGGGGATTCTTTTGTTGAAGCATCATGGGAGGAAGCGCTCGATCTCGTCGCGAAAAATCTAGGCGATATTTGGGAAGAACATGGAAAAGAGAGCGTCGGCATCATTTCCTCGTCGAAAATTACGAATGAAGAGAATTACATCATTCAAAAATTGGCCCGACAAGTCTTCGAAACGAATAATGTGGACAATTGTTCCCGTTATTGCCAATCGCCTGCGACGGATGGGCTCTTCCGGACGGTCGGAATGGGCGGAGACGCGGGAACAATTAAAGATATCGCGCAAGCAGGGCTTGTCATCATCATCGGAGCAAATCCGGCGGAAGGGCATCCCGTTCTGGCAACCCGGGTGAAGCGGGCCCATAAGCTGCATGGCCAGAAATTGATCGTATCGGATTTGCGAAAAAATGAAATGGCGGAGCGTTCCGATCTTTTCATCAGTCCCCGTCAAGGGACGGACCAAGTATGGCTGATGGCAGTCACTCACTATATGATCCAGCAAGGTTGGCATGATGAGGCGTTCATCCGCGAGAATGTGCTGCATTTCGAAGAGTTTAATGAGGTTTTGGAAAGATACACATTGGACTATGCCGAGGAAGTGACGGGCGTACCGAAAGACCAGCTGATCCGGACGGCTGAAATGATCCGGGATGCGGACGGGACGTGCATCCTTTGGGGGATGGGTGTCACGCAAAACACGGGTGGATCGGATACGTCCGCCGCGATTTCCAATTTGCTGCTAGCGACAGGCAACTACCGTCGGCCGGGCGCAGGGGCTTATCCGCTTCGCGGGCATAATAATGTCCAAGGCGCCTGTGATATGGGAACGTTGCCCGGATGGCTGCCCGGCTACCAGCATGTGACGGACGACGTTGCCCGTAAAAAATTTGAAGACGCATATGGCGTGGAAATTGAAGGACGGCCAGGAATGGATAATATCCAAATGCTCCAAGCAGTCGATAAAGGTCTCATGAAGGCGATGTATATCGTCGGGGAGGATATGGCACTCGTCGATTCCAATGCGAATCACGTGCATGACGTCCTGTCAAAGTTGGACTTTCTCGTCGTTCAGGATATTTTCTTTTCACGGACTGCGCAATACGCGGACGTCATCTTGCCTGCCGTACCGTCGCTGGAGAAAGACGGCACTTTCACGAATACGGAGCGACGCGTTCAACGGCTGTACCAGGCTTTGCCGGAGCTCGGCGAAGCGAAAGCCGACTGGTGGATTGTCCAGGAAGTCGCCAACCGTCTCGGCGCGGATTGGAATTATACGCATCCGAGTGAAATCTTTGCAGAAATGGCGAGCCTGGCACCGCTATTCAGCCAAGCGGATTATTCCGGGTTGGAAGACTGGAACAGTTTCCTCTGGGGAAGCCTCGATGGATCGAGTACGCCGCTCCTCTATGTGGACGGGTTTAATTTCCCGGATAAAAAAGCACGGTTTGCACTCTCCGATTGGGTGGAACCGGCAACCTTCGATGAGGAATTTGATTTGCACATCAACAACGGACGCCTGTTGGAACATTTCCATGAAGGGAATTTGACGAATAAATCCGAAGGCATCCAGTCGAAAGTGCCCGAGATTTTCGTGGAAATATCCCCGGAACTGGCGAAGGAGCGCGGGGTAGTGAGCGGATCGCTCGTTCGGCTGATTTCTCCATATGGTGCATTGAAGCTTCCGGCGCTTGTCACGGATCGGGTCAAGGCGAATGAGCTATTCTTGCCGATGAATTCAACGAAAAAGGAATCGGCCATCAACTTCTTGACAGGCCCTGCGGTTGATCAACGGACGAACACCCCTGCATTCAAACAGACGAAAGTGCGGATGGAAGTACTCCGCGAAGTGCAGAATAATCCATTGCCTGCATCCAATCCGCGAAACAAAAGACGACATCCGCAAGATGGAGTGGAAGTGGAACGGAAATGGGCGCGTCCCGGCTATGTGCATTTGACCGATCAAGAGGAGGGAAGATAG
- a CDS encoding BTAD domain-containing putative transcriptional regulator: MYNLSKAIPVTDYIMPRERLFTLLQSYEQKRVVFLTAGNGYGKTALLTSFFQKHPCLVSWITLAQPICSFDELRALLLPLPTGKEAWIVIDQSENVQLDASNLDDLILWIEQLPPTATIVFSGRTQPSGLPISRWKMQRIAIAIDKAELAFTKEEAAELFHFHYQFTITNYADKRLLEDMEGWPAGLALFQEAMAKKTSGTFSSRTDLYQYVANEIIADLPDDVRTFLLHASLFRDLDEIVLSSYQPNWPVQEYIQAIGHTHLMFSPNQTNVYRLNELFRKFFYQMAEQEWGKNEIKKRHHQLAKLYRSHYRFLEALSQAVAAGEDELVIAIIMEMTERYEPSSFLQVLDGYLEQVSPSVHLAEISLFLFRCIPTSLLGQLIEPLRSIIDRCEVENSPAYGELCHRLATIYFFQGELQQALQFSTISLTFSIKQQDNRMIALNLSKLAKIHRFLGNHEQSVSYTRQALAKADLFGFQHTQMHTLWNAAELSIDEGDLEKARRFAEQAIQVSTQCDKASIVYPMCTMSRYYRKQSNLQEALHWANLAIDHANRYSIQSDQGWSRSAAARCYAELGEIEKAQDLMKQAVHLFLENRHFHAYYLQKLKAIASSSRLPNQDEKTGKLKICLFGPFSIELDGKPIRFRRQTSLRILLLLVSNYERRWSKEELIGLLSPDEPEEAASNQFYVALSILRKQLEPGLKKGRDSKFIVYQDSLYSFQLEEAEVDMKTLKELMAKPYSKETAAKAIELYQNGLLPEYPYEDWLSDNRTIVQEQFMKTLQAWSAQCEEAGKFEEAANMIKTILTLEPYDERFHLQYVQLLIKSKQPGKSRKAANQAIELFENELGITVRPQFELLFSDDKLQYSS; the protein is encoded by the coding sequence TTGTACAACTTATCCAAAGCAATACCTGTGACGGATTATATCATGCCAAGAGAACGATTGTTCACTTTGCTGCAATCTTACGAGCAAAAAAGAGTCGTCTTTTTGACTGCGGGGAATGGCTATGGTAAAACCGCTTTGCTTACCTCTTTTTTTCAAAAGCATCCATGTCTCGTCTCTTGGATTACGTTAGCGCAACCGATCTGTTCCTTCGATGAATTGCGGGCTCTGCTCCTCCCTTTACCAACCGGAAAGGAAGCTTGGATTGTCATCGATCAATCAGAAAATGTACAACTTGATGCTTCTAATCTAGATGACCTCATTTTATGGATCGAGCAATTGCCGCCTACTGCAACCATCGTTTTCTCCGGACGAACCCAGCCGAGCGGTTTGCCCATCAGTCGCTGGAAAATGCAGCGAATTGCCATCGCTATAGACAAAGCGGAATTGGCTTTTACAAAAGAGGAGGCCGCGGAACTCTTTCATTTCCATTATCAATTTACGATTACTAATTACGCAGACAAACGGCTGCTTGAGGATATGGAAGGCTGGCCAGCAGGACTTGCCTTATTCCAAGAAGCGATGGCAAAAAAAACAAGCGGAACATTCAGTTCCCGAACGGATTTATATCAATATGTAGCAAACGAAATCATCGCCGACCTCCCCGACGATGTGCGCACATTCCTTCTACACGCCTCCTTATTTAGAGATTTGGATGAAATCGTATTAAGCAGCTATCAACCTAACTGGCCTGTGCAAGAATATATACAAGCAATTGGACATACGCACTTAATGTTCTCGCCAAATCAAACGAATGTGTATCGGTTGAACGAACTTTTCCGCAAATTTTTCTATCAAATGGCGGAACAAGAATGGGGTAAGAATGAAATAAAAAAACGCCATCATCAGTTGGCAAAATTATATCGCAGCCATTACCGTTTTTTAGAAGCTTTGTCGCAAGCGGTTGCCGCTGGAGAAGATGAACTCGTTATCGCTATCATTATGGAAATGACGGAACGCTATGAGCCCAGTTCGTTTTTACAAGTGCTGGACGGCTATTTAGAACAGGTCTCCCCTTCTGTTCATTTAGCAGAAATCAGTTTGTTTTTGTTCCGCTGTATTCCGACCAGTTTGTTGGGGCAGTTGATTGAACCATTACGTTCCATCATAGATAGATGCGAGGTTGAAAATTCACCTGCTTATGGAGAACTCTGTCATCGCCTTGCGACCATTTATTTTTTTCAAGGCGAGTTACAGCAAGCATTGCAATTCAGTACCATCAGCTTAACATTTTCAATAAAACAACAGGACAATCGGATGATTGCTTTGAATTTAAGTAAACTAGCGAAAATCCATCGTTTTTTAGGCAATCATGAACAATCGGTATCCTATACTCGCCAAGCGTTGGCAAAGGCAGATCTATTCGGATTTCAACATACTCAAATGCACACGTTATGGAATGCAGCGGAACTCTCCATCGACGAAGGAGACTTGGAAAAAGCACGGCGTTTCGCGGAGCAGGCCATTCAGGTGTCAACACAATGCGATAAAGCATCAATTGTTTATCCGATGTGTACAATGAGCCGATATTACCGGAAGCAATCCAATTTACAAGAAGCCCTTCACTGGGCCAATCTGGCAATCGATCACGCAAACCGCTATTCCATTCAGTCGGACCAAGGCTGGTCAAGGTCTGCCGCGGCCCGTTGCTATGCCGAATTAGGTGAAATTGAAAAAGCACAGGATTTAATGAAACAAGCCGTTCACCTTTTTTTAGAGAATCGTCATTTCCATGCTTATTATCTACAAAAGCTGAAAGCAATTGCATCTTCGAGTCGTCTCCCCAATCAGGACGAAAAAACCGGGAAACTGAAGATTTGTTTGTTTGGTCCATTCTCCATCGAATTAGATGGGAAACCGATCCGCTTTCGCCGCCAGACTAGCTTGCGGATCTTGCTCCTCTTAGTTTCTAATTATGAAAGAAGATGGTCAAAGGAAGAACTAATTGGGCTATTGTCCCCGGATGAACCGGAAGAGGCGGCATCCAATCAGTTCTATGTCGCTTTATCTATTTTACGAAAACAGCTGGAGCCGGGATTGAAAAAAGGAAGAGACTCTAAATTTATCGTCTACCAAGATTCCCTCTATTCATTCCAGTTGGAGGAAGCAGAAGTCGATATGAAGACGCTAAAGGAATTGATGGCCAAGCCGTATAGCAAGGAAACCGCAGCCAAAGCCATTGAACTTTATCAAAATGGCCTATTGCCGGAATACCCATATGAAGACTGGTTATCTGACAATCGGACAATCGTTCAAGAACAGTTTATGAAGACATTGCAAGCATGGTCGGCGCAATGCGAAGAGGCTGGAAAATTTGAAGAGGCTGCCAATATGATAAAAACGATCCTCACACTGGAGCCGTATGACGAGAGATTTCATTTACAATATGTGCAATTGTTAATCAAAAGCAAGCAGCCCGGAAAATCCCGAAAAGCCGCAAATCAAGCCATCGAACTTTTTGAAAACGAACTGGGCATTACTGTGCGTCCGCAATTCGAACTGCTATTCTCCGATGATAAGTTACAGTATTCGTCTTGA
- a CDS encoding DNA-directed RNA polymerase subunit alpha C-terminal domain-containing protein: MTVQNDLPAGLAEPAFRALAEARIVSLEQLSAMTASDLSQLHGIGQKALQQLREAMAHKGMAFMGESEK; the protein is encoded by the coding sequence ATGACAGTGCAAAATGATCTGCCTGCGGGTTTGGCGGAGCCTGCTTTCCGTGCATTGGCAGAAGCGCGGATTGTTTCGTTGGAACAGTTGTCCGCCATGACGGCCTCCGATCTAAGCCAACTTCATGGTATTGGACAAAAGGCATTGCAACAACTACGGGAAGCGATGGCTCATAAAGGAATGGCCTTTATGGGCGAAAGTGAAAAGTGA
- a CDS encoding DUF1641 domain-containing protein has translation MATPITSIRKSEKTAEQLQQEKLEDLQALITEQEEALQKILQLTGELHKMGVLDAAHAMVQAKEKIAGIALEQVSREPVTHLINHVMGAAGVLSSIEPEVTAKLANSVKKGLDEAELYRGNGEKVGLFQLLSAIQDPDMNRALKFGLDFLKGMGKELGKKESDSD, from the coding sequence ATGGCGACACCGATTACATCGATCCGGAAATCAGAGAAGACGGCGGAACAGCTGCAGCAGGAAAAGCTGGAGGACTTGCAGGCACTGATTACCGAGCAGGAGGAAGCCCTTCAGAAAATTCTTCAATTGACAGGGGAACTGCATAAAATGGGCGTGCTCGATGCGGCACATGCGATGGTGCAGGCGAAGGAGAAAATCGCCGGCATTGCGCTCGAACAAGTGTCGCGCGAGCCCGTGACTCATTTGATCAACCACGTCATGGGGGCGGCCGGCGTCCTTTCTTCCATTGAACCTGAAGTGACCGCAAAGCTTGCCAACAGCGTCAAGAAAGGGCTGGACGAAGCAGAATTATACCGTGGAAATGGCGAGAAGGTAGGTCTTTTTCAATTGCTGTCGGCCATCCAAGATCCCGATATGAACCGCGCCTTGAAATTCGGTCTTGATTTCCTGAAAGGGATGGGGAAAGAGTTGGGTAAGAAGGAATCAGATAGCGACTAA
- a CDS encoding DMT family transporter, whose product MNKKAFFLAAFTVLVWGSGFAAIRAGLLGGYTPGHLVLTRFLIASSVFVIYALWPGTKFRIPAKQDIVKILLLGWVGISVYHLGVTYGEETVSAGTAGMFIASAPIFTALIAVLVLKERLSAFGWIGMSVGFIGVVLITLGSEGTSFTVSKGGLLILLAAFATSVFFVFQKPLFAKYHPVELAAYFTWAGTIPFFIYFPGLREGIQGATLEANLSTIYMGLFPAALAYVTWAIALSVSEAGSVASMLYAEPVVAIIVAWLWLKEFPSLLSMIGGVVAISSVLIINWVGMKQSPRVVSEVE is encoded by the coding sequence ATGAATAAAAAAGCATTTTTTCTGGCGGCTTTCACTGTACTCGTGTGGGGCTCCGGATTTGCCGCAATCCGGGCGGGCTTACTCGGCGGCTATACGCCAGGGCATCTTGTGCTGACCCGTTTTTTAATTGCATCAAGTGTGTTTGTGATCTATGCCCTGTGGCCCGGAACCAAATTCCGGATTCCCGCCAAACAAGATATAGTCAAAATATTGTTGCTCGGCTGGGTGGGAATCAGTGTCTATCATTTAGGCGTCACTTATGGGGAGGAAACGGTTTCTGCCGGAACGGCGGGAATGTTTATTGCGTCGGCTCCTATTTTTACCGCATTGATAGCGGTCCTTGTGTTAAAAGAACGTTTAAGTGCCTTCGGGTGGATCGGAATGTCCGTCGGTTTCATCGGTGTCGTTCTGATTACTTTAGGTTCAGAAGGTACGTCCTTCACCGTTTCCAAAGGTGGATTGCTGATTCTATTGGCCGCTTTTGCTACATCGGTCTTTTTCGTTTTCCAAAAGCCGCTTTTTGCGAAATACCATCCCGTCGAACTGGCTGCCTATTTTACGTGGGCCGGAACCATCCCATTTTTCATTTATTTTCCGGGATTACGGGAAGGCATCCAAGGAGCGACTCTGGAAGCGAATTTGTCTACAATCTATATGGGTCTTTTTCCTGCTGCGCTTGCTTATGTCACGTGGGCGATCGCTTTATCCGTCAGCGAAGCAGGCTCCGTTGCCAGCATGCTCTATGCTGAACCGGTCGTCGCCATTATCGTCGCCTGGCTCTGGTTGAAAGAATTTCCGAGTCTTCTCTCAATGATTGGGGGAGTTGTTGCGATTTCGAGCGTCCTTATTATCAATTGGGTCGGGATGAAACAAAGCCCACGCGTCGTTAGCGAAGTGGAATAG